A section of the Microbacterium forte genome encodes:
- a CDS encoding penicillin acylase family protein, which yields MTTDSPEIAVPSRPSLGARIGRIAFLVVAAIIVVAVAVAFFVTWTIQRSFPQTEGTLPLEGLQSEVTVQRDDRGIPTITADSSHDLFYAEGFVHAQDRFFEMDFRRHVTAGRVAEMFGESQAGTDAFLRTLGWRKVAEAEVEAMDDVTRGYYEAYADGVNAYLSSRSGAELSLEYAVLGMQNPEYEPEPWEPADSVAWLKAMAWDLRGNIEDEAERALLTAQLTDGSDGSDGSDATDITATLDELYPAYPFDEHPVIVPEISTVPTLETGAEPAAFTTDANDDEMQQAATTIEWQEASDVIEAASLLVGDVGEGIGSNSWVVSGDLTETGMPLLANDPHLGASLPSVWYQVQLRCSEVTEECPFDVGGFSFSGLPGIVIGHNQQIAWGFTNLTTDVTDLYIERIEGDQYWRDGALVPIEETTETIKVAGGDDIDLTIRSTAHGPIISGLTDDFTAIADDPEPGLTAGGATGTAPTGEASEYAVSLRWTALDPGTAATAIFALSTAQDFEEFRSAAALFDVPAQNLIYADVEGNIGYQTPGRLPVRGAGDGWMPQPGWDSSYDWTGFIPFDELPVSYNPASGYIVTANNAIVTDDYPYFLSRDWDYGYRADRIAHLIERRVAAAPLTAQDMREIQMDSEMWIGKRLASAMDDVEVKGAGTEDAVALLRSWDAQNDPGSAAAAYANVLWSNLVQNLFAERDQPLPIDGQGRLFTVVADLLDDPSDPLWTNPSIDVTSMEEMLALSAEEAYEELSTLQGDAVTGWRWGDLHAITLTSDTLGSSGIAPIEMLFNRGPYAVGGGASVVNATGWDLGTSYATTTVPSMRMVVDLSDLDASTWIHLTGASGHAFNEHYVDQTADWAAGAQKPWAFSEKAVDAATQNTLVLTPAG from the coding sequence ATGACAACCGATTCGCCTGAGATCGCCGTGCCCTCACGCCCGTCACTGGGTGCGCGCATCGGCCGCATCGCCTTCCTCGTCGTGGCGGCGATCATCGTCGTCGCCGTCGCCGTCGCCTTCTTCGTGACCTGGACCATCCAGCGGTCCTTCCCGCAGACCGAGGGCACCCTGCCGCTCGAGGGTCTGCAGTCCGAGGTGACGGTGCAGCGCGACGACCGCGGCATCCCGACCATCACGGCCGACTCATCCCACGATCTGTTCTATGCAGAGGGGTTCGTGCACGCGCAGGACCGCTTCTTCGAGATGGATTTCCGACGACACGTGACGGCCGGTCGCGTGGCTGAGATGTTCGGCGAGTCGCAGGCCGGAACGGATGCCTTCCTGCGCACCCTCGGCTGGCGCAAGGTCGCCGAGGCCGAGGTCGAGGCGATGGACGACGTGACGCGCGGGTACTACGAGGCCTACGCCGACGGGGTCAACGCCTATCTCTCGTCACGCTCGGGTGCCGAGCTGTCGCTCGAATATGCCGTGCTCGGAATGCAGAACCCGGAGTACGAGCCCGAGCCCTGGGAGCCCGCCGATTCGGTCGCCTGGCTGAAGGCCATGGCCTGGGATCTCCGCGGCAACATCGAGGATGAGGCTGAGCGTGCGCTGCTGACCGCGCAGCTCACAGACGGCTCAGACGGCTCCGACGGCTCCGACGCGACCGACATCACCGCGACGCTCGATGAGCTGTACCCCGCGTATCCGTTCGACGAGCACCCGGTGATCGTGCCCGAGATCTCCACGGTGCCCACTCTCGAGACCGGCGCCGAGCCCGCCGCGTTCACGACCGACGCGAACGACGATGAGATGCAGCAGGCCGCGACGACGATCGAGTGGCAGGAGGCCTCCGACGTGATCGAGGCCGCGAGCCTGCTCGTCGGCGATGTCGGCGAGGGCATCGGCTCGAACTCCTGGGTGGTGTCGGGAGACCTGACCGAGACCGGCATGCCGCTGCTCGCCAACGACCCGCACCTGGGCGCATCGCTGCCATCGGTCTGGTACCAGGTGCAGCTGCGCTGCAGCGAGGTCACAGAAGAATGCCCGTTCGACGTGGGGGGCTTCTCGTTCTCCGGACTCCCCGGCATCGTGATCGGCCACAACCAGCAGATCGCGTGGGGCTTCACCAATCTGACCACCGATGTCACCGACCTCTACATCGAGCGCATCGAGGGCGACCAGTACTGGCGCGACGGAGCGCTGGTGCCGATCGAGGAGACCACCGAGACGATCAAGGTCGCGGGCGGCGACGACATCGACCTGACGATCCGATCGACCGCGCACGGCCCCATCATCTCGGGGCTCACCGATGACTTCACGGCGATCGCCGACGACCCGGAGCCTGGACTCACGGCCGGAGGCGCGACGGGCACCGCGCCCACCGGCGAGGCCTCCGAGTACGCGGTCAGTCTGCGCTGGACGGCTCTCGACCCCGGCACGGCCGCCACGGCGATCTTCGCGCTGTCGACCGCCCAGGACTTCGAGGAGTTCCGCTCTGCGGCCGCCCTGTTCGATGTGCCGGCGCAGAACCTCATCTACGCCGACGTCGAGGGCAACATCGGCTATCAGACTCCCGGACGCCTGCCCGTGCGAGGAGCCGGCGACGGATGGATGCCGCAGCCCGGGTGGGACAGCAGCTACGACTGGACGGGGTTCATCCCCTTCGACGAGCTGCCGGTGTCGTACAACCCGGCATCCGGCTACATCGTGACCGCGAACAACGCGATCGTCACCGACGACTACCCCTACTTCCTCTCGCGGGACTGGGACTACGGCTACCGCGCGGATCGCATCGCGCACCTGATCGAACGACGTGTGGCAGCCGCACCGCTCACGGCGCAGGACATGCGCGAGATCCAGATGGACAGCGAGATGTGGATCGGCAAACGTCTGGCATCCGCGATGGACGATGTCGAAGTGAAGGGCGCAGGCACCGAGGATGCCGTGGCCCTGCTGCGCTCGTGGGATGCGCAGAACGACCCGGGGTCGGCAGCGGCCGCCTACGCGAACGTGCTCTGGTCGAACCTCGTGCAGAACCTGTTCGCCGAACGCGACCAGCCGCTGCCGATCGACGGCCAGGGCCGCCTCTTCACGGTCGTCGCGGATCTGCTCGACGACCCCTCCGACCCGCTCTGGACGAATCCGAGCATCGACGTGACGAGCATGGAAGAGATGCTCGCGCTGTCTGCCGAAGAAGCATACGAGGAGCTCTCCACCTTGCAGGGCGACGCCGTCACCGGGTGGCGATGGGGAGACCTGCACGCGATCACCCTCACGAGCGACACCCTCGGCTCGTCGGGCATCGCCCCGATCGAGATGCTCTTCAACCGCGGCCCGTATGCGGTCGGCGGCGGCGCATCGGTGGTCAACGCGACCGGGTGGGATCTCGGCACCTCCTACGCCACGACCACTGTGCCGTCGATGCGGATGGTGGTCGACCTCTCCGACCTCGACGCCTCGACCTGGATCCACCTCACCGGGGCATCCGGTCATGCGTTCAATGAGCACTACGTCGATCAGACCGCAGACTGGGCGGCTGGCGCGCAGAAGCCGTGGGCGTTCTCCGAGAAGGCGGTCGATGCGGCGACGCAGAACACCCTGGTGCTGACCCCCGCCGGGTAG
- a CDS encoding YhgE/Pip domain-containing protein has translation MKVPAMIAAELRRLTASKMGIIALIALVCVPILYGGLYLWANQDPYAKFPEVPVALVVDDAGAPAPTTGTEAETGETVNYGEDVAENLIDGNAFDWQRMSADEAADALREGTVDFTVTIPDDFSSALTSAAGDDPHQARIELETNDANNYLASSMGTQAVEKIRSSVAEMVGSEAAERLLTGLSDVRDNLVTAADGASQLTDGANTAATGSATLADGTSQLADGTSQLAGGASELAGGASQLAGGAATLASGAQQVSDGNRQLADVADRAGSAVQQATDALPQARQDIATVLTDQGLTQEEIDRVLSTLDPLGTRLEEGNATVQNAVDKVDQLAAGAESVASGASQLASGTQTLASGAQTLAGGAQTVATGAAAARDGAAQLRDGLGTLASGTAELRDGLSDGVEQIPASTPDLRALQADTIADPVKVSSDKVASAEDYGAGLAPFFAALSAWIGIYALFLIVKPISRRAVTALHSPIRVTLAGWLTPAMLGAVQMVGLMGILAITLGFTFNNPIGTLGVMILASATFAAIILTLNVWLGSVGQFLGLVLMVLQLVTAGGTFPWQTLPAPLAALHHVLPLGYVVDAMRQLMYGGDLGRAGWDLVVLGIWLVGALLLAAIGVTRMTHRRTLRDLQPSLIG, from the coding sequence ATGAAGGTTCCCGCCATGATCGCCGCCGAGCTGCGGCGGCTCACCGCGAGCAAGATGGGCATCATCGCCCTGATCGCGCTCGTGTGCGTGCCGATCCTCTACGGCGGCCTGTACCTCTGGGCCAACCAGGACCCGTATGCGAAGTTCCCCGAGGTGCCTGTGGCACTTGTCGTCGACGATGCCGGGGCCCCTGCCCCCACCACGGGAACGGAGGCCGAGACCGGCGAGACCGTCAACTACGGCGAGGACGTCGCCGAGAACCTCATCGACGGCAACGCCTTCGACTGGCAGCGCATGTCCGCCGACGAGGCCGCAGACGCGTTGCGCGAGGGCACGGTCGACTTCACCGTGACGATCCCTGACGATTTCTCTTCGGCGTTGACCTCGGCCGCAGGCGACGACCCGCACCAGGCGCGCATCGAACTCGAGACCAACGACGCGAACAACTACCTCGCGTCGAGCATGGGCACTCAGGCGGTCGAGAAGATCCGCAGCTCGGTGGCCGAGATGGTCGGCAGCGAGGCGGCAGAGCGCCTGCTCACCGGACTCAGCGACGTGCGAGACAACCTCGTCACCGCCGCCGACGGGGCGAGCCAGCTCACCGACGGTGCCAACACCGCGGCGACCGGCAGCGCCACACTCGCCGACGGCACGTCTCAGCTCGCCGACGGCACGTCTCAGCTCGCGGGTGGCGCGTCTGAGCTCGCCGGTGGCGCGTCTCAGCTCGCCGGCGGAGCGGCGACTCTCGCCTCGGGTGCTCAGCAGGTCAGCGACGGCAACCGGCAACTGGCCGACGTCGCAGACCGCGCCGGGTCTGCCGTGCAGCAGGCGACGGATGCCCTGCCGCAGGCACGCCAGGACATCGCGACGGTGCTCACAGATCAGGGCCTGACGCAGGAGGAGATCGATCGGGTGCTGTCCACCCTCGATCCGCTCGGCACCCGCCTCGAAGAGGGCAACGCCACCGTGCAGAACGCGGTCGACAAGGTCGACCAGCTCGCCGCCGGAGCCGAGTCGGTGGCATCCGGTGCCTCGCAGCTCGCCAGCGGCACGCAGACGCTCGCCAGTGGCGCCCAGACCCTCGCCGGCGGCGCGCAGACCGTCGCCACGGGCGCGGCGGCGGCGAGGGACGGCGCGGCCCAGCTGCGCGACGGACTCGGCACCCTCGCGTCGGGCACGGCCGAGCTGCGCGACGGGCTGTCCGACGGGGTGGAGCAGATCCCCGCGTCGACTCCCGACCTGCGCGCGCTGCAGGCCGACACGATTGCGGATCCCGTCAAGGTCTCGAGCGACAAGGTGGCGTCGGCCGAGGACTACGGCGCGGGCCTCGCCCCGTTCTTCGCCGCGCTGTCGGCCTGGATCGGCATCTACGCGCTGTTCCTCATCGTCAAGCCGATCTCCCGCCGCGCCGTGACGGCGCTGCACTCCCCCATCCGGGTGACTCTGGCCGGATGGCTGACACCGGCGATGCTGGGCGCGGTGCAGATGGTCGGGCTCATGGGCATCCTCGCGATCACCCTGGGCTTCACGTTCAACAACCCCATCGGCACTCTGGGTGTGATGATCCTCGCATCAGCGACGTTCGCGGCGATCATCCTCACGCTGAACGTCTGGCTGGGCTCGGTCGGCCAGTTCCTGGGTCTCGTGCTCATGGTGCTGCAGCTCGTCACCGCCGGCGGCACCTTCCCCTGGCAGACTCTGCCCGCTCCACTGGCCGCACTGCACCACGTGCTGCCGCTCGGCTACGTCGTCGATGCCATGCGACAGCTCATGTACGGGGGCGATCTCGGCAGAGCCGGATGGGATCTGGTGGTGCTGGGGATCTGGCTGGTCGGCGCTCTGCTGCTCGCCGCCATCGGGGTGACGCGCATGACGCACCGGCGCACGCTGCGCGATCTGCAGCCGAGCCTCATCGGCTGA
- a CDS encoding monovalent cation/H+ antiporter complex subunit F, with translation MNVLMLAIMVVFGVAAILTIIRIVRGPSILDRAVASDVLLTEVMCVLGAEMAINGHTRNIPVLLIIAAVGVFGSISVARFVARRDNTTP, from the coding sequence ATGAACGTGCTGATGCTGGCGATCATGGTCGTCTTCGGGGTGGCCGCCATCCTGACGATCATCCGCATCGTGCGCGGCCCCTCGATCCTCGACCGAGCCGTGGCATCCGACGTGCTGCTCACCGAGGTCATGTGCGTGCTCGGCGCCGAGATGGCGATCAACGGTCACACCCGCAACATCCCGGTGCTGCTGATCATCGCCGCCGTGGGTGTCTTCGGTTCGATCTCGGTCGCCCGGTTCGTGGCCAGAAGGGACAACACGACCCCATGA
- a CDS encoding MFS transporter yields the protein MSSPSPDPDQIETGGETARPSKGFIARIADGLSDPVLRALVAATAVSRIGRGVFLAVTVLFFTQIIGLSPAQAAVVLAVSSGCGVVGSLLGGWLADRWSARRLAFGFEMTGGVLLAAYAFVGDFVSALLLASLSGFFDSLGYSARSAIIARGFAPDRRVHARAVLRTVTNLAIAAGSGFGAIALALGTPEAYRVVIAGAGAVCALGSLSLLRLTSAVDAPARGRVATQLTETGSIDTQATAAASAERREWNRRSPWRDPRYLLLSGLSAIFGMQFGVAELGVPLWISEYTKAPDATFAVLLIVNTALVVLFQVRASRGTHDIRVAGRVTMIAGWLMVAACLIYALAAGLPTWAAIVILVVGMITHTFAEILSQAGAWGLSFELADPVRAGAYQGVFGMGFSLGALASPIVVNATAITFGFAGWAMLAAIFLAAAVGIWAIARRAAASAEPASA from the coding sequence GTGTCTTCGCCCAGCCCCGATCCCGATCAGATCGAGACGGGGGGCGAGACCGCACGTCCGTCGAAGGGCTTCATCGCACGCATCGCAGACGGGTTGAGCGATCCGGTGCTGCGGGCGCTCGTCGCCGCGACCGCCGTGTCGCGCATCGGCCGCGGGGTGTTCCTCGCGGTCACGGTGCTGTTCTTCACGCAGATCATCGGTCTCTCTCCCGCGCAGGCCGCGGTGGTGCTCGCGGTGTCGAGCGGATGCGGTGTCGTCGGGTCGCTCCTCGGCGGGTGGCTCGCCGATCGGTGGAGCGCACGACGCCTCGCATTCGGCTTCGAGATGACCGGCGGCGTGCTGCTCGCCGCCTATGCGTTCGTCGGAGATTTCGTGTCGGCGCTTCTGCTCGCCAGCCTCTCCGGCTTCTTCGACTCTCTCGGATACTCGGCGCGGTCGGCCATCATCGCGCGAGGATTCGCCCCCGACAGGCGGGTGCATGCCCGCGCCGTGCTGCGCACGGTCACGAACCTCGCGATCGCCGCGGGCTCGGGCTTCGGCGCGATCGCTCTGGCGCTGGGCACACCCGAGGCCTATCGGGTCGTGATCGCCGGTGCGGGTGCCGTCTGCGCACTCGGGTCGCTCTCGCTCCTCCGGCTGACGTCGGCGGTCGACGCCCCCGCACGCGGTCGTGTCGCGACTCAGCTCACCGAGACGGGATCCATCGACACGCAGGCGACGGCTGCGGCATCCGCAGAGCGCAGGGAGTGGAACCGTCGCTCGCCGTGGCGCGACCCGCGGTACCTGCTGCTGAGCGGGCTCTCGGCGATCTTCGGCATGCAGTTCGGGGTGGCGGAACTCGGGGTGCCCCTGTGGATCAGCGAATACACGAAGGCGCCGGACGCCACGTTCGCCGTGCTCCTGATCGTCAACACGGCGCTGGTCGTGCTGTTCCAGGTGCGTGCCTCGCGCGGCACGCATGACATCCGGGTCGCGGGGCGCGTGACCATGATCGCGGGGTGGCTCATGGTCGCCGCCTGCCTGATCTACGCGCTCGCCGCCGGTCTTCCGACGTGGGCTGCGATCGTCATCCTCGTCGTCGGAATGATCACGCACACGTTCGCCGAGATCCTGTCGCAGGCCGGAGCCTGGGGGCTCAGCTTCGAGCTCGCCGATCCGGTGCGGGCGGGTGCCTATCAAGGCGTGTTCGGAATGGGCTTCTCGCTCGGAGCCCTCGCGTCGCCGATCGTCGTGAATGCCACGGCGATCACGTTCGGCTTCGCAGGCTGGGCGATGCTGGCGGCGATCTTCCTCGCCGCCGCGGTCGGCATCTGGGCGATCGCACGCCGCGCGGCCGCATCCGCCGAGCCCGCATCCGCCTGA
- a CDS encoding Na+/H+ antiporter subunit D has translation MSALVPLLVALPLLGAAATLIFGRNPRLQAFVTVATLATVSVIAAVLLVVVDAGEPLAVSVGGWPVPFGIVLYVDRLAALLVLISSIVLLAVLLFSIGQGAADGTDETPISIFNPSYLILAAGIFNAFIAGDLFNLYVGFEILLVASYVLITLGSTESRIRTGAVYIVVSLVSSILFLASIAMIYGALGTVNMAQIAERMTELPQETQLVLHLMLVIAFGIKAAIFPVSFWLPDSYPTAPAPVTAVFAGLLTKVGVYALIRTETQLFAENSIDTVLLIIALATMIVGVLGAVAQAELKRILSFTLVSHVGYMIFGLAIATPAAIGATVYYIVHHIIVQTTLFLAVGLIERRAGSTSILRVKGLLKVAPVIAVLYFIPAINLGGLPPFSGFIGKFALFEAAASVGTPLMIVLIFGGIVTSLLTLYALMRAWNLAFWREEDDSTETEGRISYLGNAPAADEQQERRRIPRIMTVATAGMVGVTIALTVFAGPLYALCDRIGAALLDPVTLVQLEDEVEG, from the coding sequence ATGAGCGCCCTCGTCCCCCTGCTCGTCGCCCTGCCGCTGCTCGGCGCCGCGGCGACCCTGATCTTCGGCCGCAACCCGCGCCTGCAGGCGTTCGTCACGGTCGCGACGCTCGCGACCGTCTCGGTGATCGCCGCCGTGCTGCTGGTCGTCGTCGACGCGGGAGAACCGCTCGCGGTCTCGGTCGGCGGATGGCCCGTGCCGTTCGGCATCGTGCTCTACGTCGACAGGCTCGCGGCTCTCCTCGTGCTGATCTCGAGCATCGTGCTGCTCGCGGTTCTGCTCTTCTCGATCGGTCAGGGCGCGGCCGACGGCACCGACGAGACGCCGATCTCGATCTTCAACCCGTCATACCTGATCCTCGCCGCGGGAATCTTCAACGCCTTCATCGCGGGAGACCTGTTCAACCTGTACGTCGGATTCGAGATCCTGCTCGTGGCATCGTACGTGCTGATCACGCTGGGCAGCACCGAGTCGCGCATCCGCACCGGCGCGGTCTACATCGTCGTCTCCCTGGTCTCGTCGATCCTGTTCCTCGCCTCGATCGCGATGATCTACGGCGCACTCGGCACCGTGAACATGGCGCAGATCGCCGAGCGCATGACCGAGCTGCCGCAGGAGACGCAGCTGGTGCTGCACCTCATGCTCGTGATCGCGTTCGGCATCAAGGCCGCGATCTTCCCCGTGTCGTTCTGGCTGCCCGACTCGTATCCGACCGCTCCGGCGCCCGTCACCGCCGTGTTCGCAGGCCTACTGACGAAGGTCGGCGTCTACGCGCTGATCCGCACCGAGACCCAGCTGTTCGCCGAGAACAGCATCGACACCGTGCTGCTGATCATCGCTCTGGCGACCATGATCGTCGGAGTCCTCGGCGCCGTGGCGCAGGCCGAGCTCAAGCGAATCCTGTCGTTCACCCTGGTGAGTCACGTCGGATACATGATCTTCGGTCTCGCGATAGCGACCCCGGCGGCGATCGGCGCGACGGTGTACTACATCGTCCACCACATCATCGTGCAGACGACCCTGTTCCTCGCCGTCGGTCTCATCGAGCGCAGGGCGGGAAGCACCTCGATCCTCCGGGTGAAGGGCCTGCTCAAGGTCGCGCCGGTGATCGCCGTGCTCTACTTCATCCCCGCGATCAACCTCGGTGGACTCCCGCCGTTCTCCGGGTTCATCGGCAAGTTCGCGCTGTTCGAGGCCGCGGCATCCGTGGGGACCCCGCTCATGATCGTGCTGATCTTCGGCGGGATCGTCACCTCGCTGCTCACCCTCTATGCGCTGATGCGCGCGTGGAACCTCGCGTTCTGGCGCGAGGAGGACGACTCGACCGAGACCGAGGGGCGCATCTCGTACCTCGGCAACGCCCCGGCCGCCGACGAGCAGCAGGAGCGTCGCCGCATCCCTCGCATCATGACGGTCGCCACCGCCGGCATGGTGGGGGTCACTATCGCGCTCACCGTCTTCGCCGGTCCGCTCTACGCACTGTGCGACCGCATCGGTGCGGCGCTGCTCGACCCGGTCACCCTCGTGCAGCTGGAAGACGAGGTCGAAGGATGA
- the mnhG gene encoding monovalent cation/H(+) antiporter subunit G, with protein MNVFGLAIPDAVIDVAILVLILLGAVLCLSAAVGLLRFRDVPSRLHAATKPQVLGLILICLAIALSQRTVGGILIGLALVAPIVLMQFATAPLSAHIVGRQAYRNGTTDERSLVVDELAESKQTPPGAG; from the coding sequence ATGAACGTGTTCGGTCTCGCCATTCCCGACGCCGTCATCGACGTCGCCATCCTCGTGCTGATCCTGCTCGGCGCGGTTCTGTGCCTGTCGGCCGCCGTCGGTCTGCTGCGCTTCCGTGACGTGCCCTCGCGACTGCACGCCGCAACGAAGCCCCAGGTGCTCGGTCTCATCCTCATCTGCCTCGCGATCGCCCTGTCGCAGCGCACCGTCGGCGGAATCCTCATCGGGCTCGCGCTCGTCGCCCCGATCGTGCTGATGCAGTTCGCCACCGCCCCGCTGTCGGCCCATATCGTCGGTCGGCAGGCCTACCGCAACGGCACGACCGACGAGCGCAGCCTTGTGGTCGACGAGCTCGCCGAGTCGAAGCAGACTCCGCCGGGCGCCGGCTGA
- a CDS encoding Na+/H+ antiporter subunit E, whose protein sequence is MSPTETGRHFWRDIRVQLPFLAWLVVLWMLLWSQFTVLSFLSGLVVAVFVTRVFRLPTVELSGRINIWYAALFVVQFLFAVLRGAVSVTAQVFDFRRQPGAAIIAVPLKYADDLIMTHVSVVSSLVPGSLIVEADRDRQVLYLHVIGVRSMADVEKQREGVLRWERRVVRALGAPAQYRALKADERAARAGGAGGLTRGGAR, encoded by the coding sequence ATGAGCCCCACCGAGACCGGCCGTCACTTCTGGCGGGACATCCGCGTGCAGCTGCCGTTCCTGGCATGGCTCGTCGTGCTCTGGATGCTGCTGTGGAGCCAGTTCACGGTGCTGTCGTTCCTCTCGGGTCTCGTCGTCGCGGTGTTCGTCACGCGCGTCTTCCGGCTGCCGACCGTCGAGCTGTCCGGGCGGATCAACATCTGGTACGCCGCGCTGTTCGTGGTGCAGTTCCTGTTTGCCGTCCTGCGTGGAGCGGTCTCGGTCACGGCGCAGGTGTTCGACTTCCGCCGTCAGCCCGGCGCGGCGATCATCGCGGTGCCGTTGAAATACGCCGACGACCTCATCATGACCCACGTCTCGGTGGTCTCGTCGCTGGTCCCCGGATCGCTGATCGTCGAGGCCGACCGCGACAGGCAGGTGCTCTACCTGCACGTGATCGGGGTTCGCAGCATGGCCGACGTCGAGAAGCAGCGCGAGGGCGTGCTGCGGTGGGAGCGACGGGTCGTGCGTGCGCTCGGAGCCCCCGCGCAGTACCGTGCCCTCAAGGCCGACGAACGCGCGGCGCGTGCCGGTGGTGCCGGCGGGCTGACCAGGGGAGGTGCCCGATGA
- a CDS encoding DUF2510 domain-containing protein, whose amino-acid sequence MSAPQGWYDAGTPGRQRWWDGVQWTAHERTAPPTAPSMGWYQVPGTADVRWWDGVIWTPYRVRKGKPRPDALAVEPPAVGLVLGIVFFILAMLQLLAAVITQSPGNFALPVVLMSIAVIWVLGAAHTRAVRRLPAPQSAALVDASVQPLPGEVDGPDAGWYPVTGQASRWWTGSRWTWYLGTRFGPRPGHAGPRGYLTSMIVGWCVAGIAVIGLVVAVAGSIMEQGLVTGFMIVFGIIFAVLFGGLGAFALLLTRARRNAMLLPTTPPPLR is encoded by the coding sequence ATGTCAGCACCACAGGGATGGTACGACGCGGGCACGCCGGGCCGGCAGCGCTGGTGGGATGGCGTGCAGTGGACCGCACATGAGCGCACGGCGCCGCCGACCGCCCCGTCGATGGGGTGGTACCAGGTGCCGGGGACCGCAGACGTCCGCTGGTGGGACGGAGTCATCTGGACGCCGTACCGCGTGCGCAAGGGCAAGCCGCGGCCCGACGCCCTGGCGGTCGAGCCGCCGGCGGTGGGGCTGGTGCTCGGCATCGTGTTCTTCATCCTCGCGATGCTGCAGCTGTTGGCGGCGGTCATCACGCAGAGCCCCGGCAACTTCGCCCTTCCCGTGGTCCTGATGTCCATCGCCGTGATCTGGGTCCTCGGCGCCGCGCACACCCGCGCCGTGCGCAGGCTCCCCGCCCCGCAGTCGGCGGCGCTCGTCGACGCCTCCGTGCAGCCGCTGCCCGGCGAGGTCGATGGACCGGATGCCGGGTGGTATCCGGTGACGGGGCAGGCCAGCCGCTGGTGGACCGGTTCCCGCTGGACCTGGTACCTCGGCACGAGATTCGGCCCGCGCCCCGGGCATGCCGGGCCGCGCGGCTATCTCACCTCGATGATCGTCGGCTGGTGCGTGGCCGGCATCGCGGTGATCGGTCTGGTCGTCGCGGTAGCGGGAAGCATCATGGAGCAGGGTCTCGTCACCGGGTTCATGATCGTGTTCGGGATCATCTTCGCGGTGCTCTTCGGCGGTCTGGGGGCATTCGCCCTGCTGCTGACGAGGGCGCGACGCAACGCGATGCTCCTTCCGACCACACCCCCGCCGCTGCGCTGA
- a CDS encoding alpha/beta fold hydrolase translates to MVSSYLAPKGTPVTLLEFEHAGATLIAETFGEGPRTFLLLHGIGMGRSVYLDVVQRLRGRVIALDLPGFGEAPEPARTFTMERHADLVAAYLRHADEGPVVVIGHSMGSQIAAELAARHPSLVEGVVLAGPTVNKAARNIASQARYLLTDLIGERPLVIWRGAREYLRGGPHLIRKIRATIVHQPEKAFARIDQPVLVLRGEDDPLAPMSWCREIIDEIPGADLRVIPDHGHGTLISDSEPAARLIQAFADDL, encoded by the coding sequence GTGGTCTCCAGCTATCTCGCCCCGAAGGGCACCCCCGTCACCCTGCTCGAGTTCGAGCATGCAGGGGCGACGCTCATCGCGGAGACCTTCGGCGAGGGCCCTCGCACGTTCCTGCTGCTGCACGGCATCGGCATGGGTCGCAGTGTCTACCTCGATGTCGTGCAGCGACTGCGCGGCAGGGTCATCGCGCTCGACCTGCCGGGTTTCGGCGAAGCGCCCGAACCCGCACGCACCTTCACCATGGAGCGCCATGCCGACCTCGTCGCGGCCTATCTCCGGCACGCCGACGAGGGGCCCGTCGTCGTGATCGGCCACTCCATGGGCAGCCAGATCGCCGCCGAGCTCGCCGCCCGGCATCCGTCGCTCGTCGAAGGCGTCGTGCTCGCCGGCCCCACCGTCAACAAGGCGGCGCGCAACATCGCCTCACAGGCGAGGTACCTCCTCACCGACCTGATCGGCGAGCGACCGCTGGTGATCTGGCGCGGCGCCAGGGAGTACCTCCGCGGTGGCCCTCATCTCATCCGCAAGATCCGCGCGACCATCGTGCACCAGCCCGAGAAGGCGTTCGCCCGCATCGATCAGCCGGTGCTGGTGCTGCGCGGAGAAGACGACCCGCTCGCGCCGATGAGCTGGTGCCGGGAGATCATCGACGAGATCCCCGGCGCCGACCTGCGGGTCATCCCCGACCACGGTCACGGCACGCTGATCAGCGACTCCGAGCCGGCGGCCCGCCTGATCCAGGCCTTCGCCGACGATCTCTGA